GTCCAAGATAGTCAATAACTAAAGGAACAGAGAAGATACTGAAAATGACTATTGACATTCCAAATAGTCTGGGTACAAGCCTGTTGATCCTTGGCTTCAGCCAGAGAAAGAGGTAGCTGGTAAAGTTAGTAACTTTCACACAGTAGAAAACACTTAGCCACGTGTCAGCCCAAAGACTGGCCAGATTGAAGAAGAGCCAAATAGCATATCCAATTATTTCTTTATAAAAACCCGTACAGGTCTCTGAGAAGGCAATATACAGATAATAGTTCAGTAAAGATTGCAGGTGCATCATAAATCTGGAGGTGCTTAAACTAAttaagaggaagtcataaggcaacatctttcttttttgaagccaCTGATGTCCCTGAACAATCATGATAAATCCATTTCCTAGAAAAGAAACCATGTATAAAATTCCTGTAATAGTCCACATAAGGATATTGAGTGGAGAAGTTGAGTTGCTATCCATTCTTCTAGGCAGATAAGAAGATCTGAGAGGATGTATCAGTATGTGTTTTTCCTGGGTTTTCTTTGGTGTCTAGAAGAAAGAACACTGccatttggagatttttaaatagaCAGAACATACAATGGAAATCGATGCAAATTTTTGGAGTATTCTATGATAAATAACCCGATCAAGACTCAGTGATTAACAGGGTGCTGAAATAATTCCAGAATAACCTCTTGTGTTTTTAACCCAGGACTCTTTATGTAAGCTTCTTTCCCATTGGCTCCTGCTTAATGATGCTTTCAGTTTAACAACCACAGTAGAAAGACTTCAGGTGAAATGGGAATTATTGCCACCTTGTCCAATTGCTTCCTCCTCAACTATTTTGTAAGCCTATTAAACAATTGCTAATGATTGatagttttgaaatgttttagaTCACTTCCTCATACTTAAGTAGAAGGTGTTAGGGCTGCTGTAGATTATTTTCCTTAAAATTAAGAAGAAATCAAAGTTTGACTGGTAGTAAATGCAATTCTTGGAATTTGTTTCACACTATGGCCAGTTCTCACAGACACTAacataggacctcttcacatggccatGCAGTTGCACCTGCAAAAGGGAAGGTGCACTGGGCGGCTTGTGGCACCCCGTGAGCCCTCTCTCCTCCCCATACACATATTGGGGACAGGAGAAGCTGCTTTaacaccttttatttatttatttatttatttatttactttacttgtataccgcagtttctcagcccaacaggcgactcaatgcggtttacaaggataagaatcaatcaacgatatacaatttaaaaccataaaagcataatatacaatattgacataACAATAGAcaatctcataactagagtcgtgatccaatccgtcgtccaaatttccattcctgtaatcatcacattcattgcactgtttaaccgaatgcccgttcaaacatccaagtttttaatcttcttcggaacaccattagcgagggggctgatcttacctccataggaagggcgttccacagccggggggccaccacagaaaaggccctgtctctcgtccccgtcagccgcacctgtgaagcaggcgggatagagagcagggcctccccagaagatcttagggtcctggcgagctgataggcagagatacgttcggataggtaa
This genomic interval from Anolis sagrei isolate rAnoSag1 chromosome 2, rAnoSag1.mat, whole genome shotgun sequence contains the following:
- the LOC132766499 gene encoding taste receptor type 2 member 8-like, whose protein sequence is MDSNSTSPLNILMWTITGILYMVSFLGNGFIMIVQGHQWLQKRKMLPYDFLLISLSTSRFMMHLQSLLNYYLYIAFSETCTGFYKEIIGYAIWLFFNLASLWADTWLSVFYCVKVTNFTSYLFLWLKPRINRLVPRLFGMSIVIFSIFSVPLVIDYLGQKCGGNLTIILLLNVSENESDKKNLFYVQLTYTSITFCTSVIASTLLLVSLWKHARNLKKSGLGGKDLNTQVHVNVIILLLSYVFLYLVYFTTLTLMVLDVIKGPIAEILVTSFPSAHSVILILTNPKLKAMAVHILNIRQRTS